The Candidatus Didemnitutus sp. nucleotide sequence CAGCTGTCCGACATCGTTGAGAACGGCATGCCATCGCAGGCGGAACGCGATGTTGTAGATCCGTTCGGTGACATGCTGGATGAGCGCATCAAGGGCGAAGAGAAGAAGCCGAATGCACTGTTTCTTGCGCGGATCACTTGGAACTCCACTCGAGAGTTGATTTGGCGGGTCTATGATCCGGAGCCGGTCGATGCCTTTTTGAAGGAGATTATCGCCGCGAAGTCACATCCTCGAGAATTCGACTATCGCATCGACCCAGACCCTGAATGGAAGCTCGCTGAGTGGCATCTTACAGCCGGCAAAGAAGAGGCCCAACCAAGCGGCACAGACAACTCCGGGGCTTCGCCCCTTCGTGTCTGACCTTTAACGTTCGGCAAAGACCAATGAGCGAGTCAGCTTCCACCGCCGGAAAAGAAGAGCCGACCTTTATGGCGGTCTCGCGCAAGAACCCGGATATGCGGTCTGCGCACGCTAAGGCGGCAGCGACCATCCCTCGCTTCATCGAGCATACGCGCAGCGATGTTGCAGGCTTCCGCAGTGCGAAGCTTCGGTTTCGCGACCCCGATGAGTCGGAGCGGTTGGGAGAGGATCGGTTTCTCTTCCTGTGGCTCACGGGAGTCCGCTATCACGCCGAAGAGAAGATCTTTTCAGGCACGTTCTTTGAGGTCCCGAGTGAGTTTCAGAAGTGGCACAAAGTCGGAGATAGGCTGGGTTTCGATCCGGAAGATATTTTCGATTGGATGATGCTGACCGAAGACGGCCGATTGTTCGGAGGATATACCCTCCGGGTGAGCCGTGCTTTGTTGCCCGAAGATAAGCGCTCCGATTACGATAAGCATATCGGTGTCCGCGTTTATGAAGAAGAAGCCTAACCAGGTGCCCGAGCCAACGTCCGGGCTGGCGCCCGGCCGTGGCTCATCGTAGACGATCGGCAGAAGAAAGATGAGCTCACCATCTAAAAAATACGCGACGGTCCTGTCCATCATCGCCGCTGCATTGGTGATCGTCGGATTGGTTGGATTGCTTTTTCCCCTCCGCGACGGTCCTGCATTCTGGCTATTCACCTATCTCCCCTACGCTGCGTCGGCTGCGCTGCTGCTGACGATTCCGGTGTCTTTGATTTGGATGATCTTTGCCGCCACGAAGAAGAAGTGGGGTGTTGTGGGTCATCTAGCGGTCGCTACGATAGCGCCGCTTTTGGGATTCGCCGGTGCGATTGCCGCCACGTGGCGAATCGCAAGAGAGCTGTTTCCCGCATGACGGAAGAGCCGATCCAGCCACCACAGACAACGACCGGGAGCTCCGCTCCCGATCGTGTCTGAGTTCAATCGTTGGGCATAAGAATCATGAAGCGCATGAAGCGACCTGACCCAAATCCCGTGAAGGTTACTGAGCTAGGCGTGACGCCACCCATTCCTGAGAAAGAAAAGCCGCATCGGTTCTGGATTGGTGTGATCATTGGCGTTCTTGGTGTTATCGTTGGAGTCGCTGGATGGCTTTTTCCGCGCGCCCCATCCGCTCATAAAGATGGTAGTGATGTTTCAGCATCGCAGCCCCGAGCAGAAGCAAAGCCACACCCATGAGTGTAAGCGGAAGAAAAGAAGAGCCCA carries:
- a CDS encoding DUF695 domain-containing protein, yielding GQKTMSEVRVIFPEENWVLVDFRQDDMPGVAMVNRGLKKLEPKKVFQWHFSIMIQLSDIVENGMPSQAERDVVDPFGDMLDERIKGEEKKPNALFLARITWNSTRELIWRVYDPEPVDAFLKEIIAAKSHPREFDYRIDPDPEWKLAEWHLTAGKEEAQPSGTDNSGASPLRV
- a CDS encoding DUF2314 domain-containing protein, whose amino-acid sequence is MSESASTAGKEEPTFMAVSRKNPDMRSAHAKAAATIPRFIEHTRSDVAGFRSAKLRFRDPDESERLGEDRFLFLWLTGVRYHAEEKIFSGTFFEVPSEFQKWHKVGDRLGFDPEDIFDWMMLTEDGRLFGGYTLRVSRALLPEDKRSDYDKHIGVRVYEEEA